Part of the Eubacterium sp. 1001713B170207_170306_E7 genome, TGACGGTGATCCAAAATGTGCCAAGTTCTGTCCTTCCGGCGCCATTGTCTATGGCGAAGCGGTTGAAATGGAACGCAAAAAGGCCATCGCGGATCAGCTGAAAGACGTTTATGGATTGGAGGGATAACGATGAACGGATGGATGGGACAATTAATTCGCGTTGACCTGGCAGCAGGGATGATTAAGAAGGAACCGCTTAACATGCAGGCTGCCCGTGATTTTATCGGCGCCCGGGGCCTTGGGACAAAATATTTCTGCGACGAGGTAGACCCACAGGTAGACCCGCTTGGCCCGGATAATAAAATGATCTTTATGACAGGGCCATTGACGGGCACCGCCGCCTCCTGCAGCGGGCGCTACGAAGTCGTGGCAAAGGCTCCGCTGACCGGGACCATCGGCGCTTCAAATTCAGGCGGGCATTTTGGCCCAGAGTTAAAATTTGCAGGCTATGACGGCATTATCTTTGAGAACCAGAGTGACCGTCCGGTGTATTTGTATATCAATGACGGCACGGTGGAGCTCAGAGACGCCTCAGCACTCTGGGGCAAGGACGTTTATGAGACGACCGAAGCACTCGAGGAGGCCTGCGGAGAAGGCGCACGGGTAGCTTGTATCGGCCCGACTGGTGAGCAGGGCTGTCTGTATTCTGCCATCATGAATGATAAGCACCGTGCGGCAGGACGCGGCGGTATGGGTGCAGTGATGGGCAGTAAAAAGCTGAAGGCTGTAGTGGTCCGTGGTAGCGGGGGCGTAACGGTTGCCAGGCCAGAGGGCTTCATGGAAGCCATAACTGACGCCCGTGCCAAGCTAAAGGAGCATCCGGTTACCGGCGGGGGCCTGCCCACCTACGGGACAGAGGTTTTGGTTAACCTTATCAATGAAGTCGGGGGCCTGCCGCTTCGCAACTGGCGTGACGGTGGCGTCTATGAGAAAGCGGACGATACCTCTGGTGAAGCGCTGGTCGATTCCTATCTGATCAAAAACAAAGGCTGTTTTGGCTGTTCTATTGGCTGCGGCCGTGTTACCAGAATACCGGACGGGCCGTTTAAATCCATGGGAGAAGGCCCTGAATACGAAGCAGGCTGGTCTTACGGAGCGGACTGCGGCGTCAATGACCTGGCAGCAATCTGCAAAGCTAATTTCCTGTGTAACCAGTATGGTATGGATCCGATCACCCTGGGTTCCACCATTGCCTGTGCGATGGAGCTCTATGAAAAGGGACTTCTGAGCGAGGAAGAAATCGGGCGTCCGCTGCCCTTTGGCGATGCGCAGGCCATCGTTGATCTGACAGAGCTTACCGGGAAAATGGAAGGCTTTGGTATCGAGCTGGCTCAGGGATCTTACCGTCTGGCAGAAAAGCACGGCGCGCCGGAACTGTCCATGTCGGTTAAAAAACAGGAAATGCCAGCTTACGATGGACGTGCGGTTCAGGGGATGGCTCTTGAATACGCCACTTCTAACCGGGGGGGCTGCCATGTCCGCGGTTACCTGACCTCTCCTGAGGTTCTAGGGATCCCGCTGAAGACAGATCCATTGCTGACAGAAGGAAAGGCCCCGCTGCTCAAAACCTTCCAGGACCTTACAGCTGCAGTGGATTCCAGCGGTATCTGTCTGTTCACGACCTTTGGTATCGGCCTGCCTGAAATTGCGGCACAATACCGTGAAGCCGTAGGTTCAGATGAAACCGATGAGGAATTCCTGTTAAAGGGAGAACGGATTTGGAACATTGAAAAGCAGTTTAATATCGCAGCAGGTGTTGAGAAGGACACACTGCCTCCTAGACTACTGCGTGAAGCCTTGCCGGAAGGCCCGGCAAAGGGTAAGGTAGCAGAGCTTGAGGTCATGCTGAAGGAATACTATGAAGTACGCGGCTGGAGCACAGAAGGTGTGCCCACCGAGGAAAAAGTTCAGGAGCTTGGACTTTAAATAACAGAGAAAGGAGACAGGGCAGAACCCTGTCTCCTTTCAACCATGATCACGTGAAGAGGAGAATATGATGAAAGTAAAATTTTTCGCTACCATCCGGGATTATACAGGCTGCCGTCAGACGGATGTGCCGGTCTGCAAGGATATGTACACACTTCTGCATACCCTCTCTGAAACTTATGGCGATGCTTTCAGAAATCACGTTCTGAGTCCAGACGGAGAGGCGCCGGGAGATGAGATTATCTTAATGGTTAACGGTCGCCATATCGAGCATTTACAGGGGCTTCGAACACCTCTGAACGAAAACAGTGCTGTGGCAATTTTTCCCGTTGTTGCGGGAGGATGAGGAAGGGGAGTGAGCCCATGCAGGAAATAACAAAAGAATCAATCGACAAAATCTTATCGGAATATCCCAGAGATCAGCGTCATTCTCTGGCAATGCTGCAGGACATGCAGCATCATTTCAATTATATTCCTGAGGAGGGAATGAAGGCACTGGCCGAATATCTGGAATGCCCGTTATCCGCTTTGTACTCAATGGCGACCTTTTACAGGGCGTTAAGTCTGAAACCAAAGGGCAGGCATATTATTAAGCTCTGTGACGGAACCGCGTGCCATATTCGGGGCTCGGTCAATTTGATTACCGGCGTAAAGCGCGAATTGAATATTGGCCCGGGTGAGACCACCGTGGATGGTCTTTTTTCGCTGGAAACCGTGAACTGTCTCGGATCCTGTGCGCTGGCACCGGTAATGGTGATCGACGGTGTGTACTATGGCAAGGTAACGCTCGAAAAGCTGCCGGAAATTTTAAACCAGTATAAGGAGCTTTCGGAAGGGGGCGCAGAAGCATGAAGCAAACCGTTTTAGTCTGCTGTGGTACCGGGTGCCGGGCCAATGGAAGCCTGCTGGTTTTAGAAGCTCTGCAAAAAGCTGCCAGGAAGCATAAATCCGACATAGAGGTATCGCCGCTGATCAAATCCACTGGCTGCAACGGCTTTTGTGAAAACGGCCCGATCGTTAAAATTGAGCCGGCTGATATTTCCTATTATAAAGTCAAGCCTGAGGATGCGGAGAGTATTATAAAGGATACCGTCCTGGGAGGTAAAGTCATTGACAAGCTCCTGTACAAGGGAAATGATGGAAAACGCGTGCGGTCACAGCATGAAAATCCCTTTTACGCGCCACAGAAAAAGTGGGTGTTGCATAATATCGGAGAGATCGACCCGACGAATATCAATGATTATATCGCCAGAGGCGGCTACAAAGCTTTGGAAAAAGCGCTGGCTATGGATGCGGACAGCATCATTAAAGAGGTGGAAGTCTCAGGAATCCGTGGTCGTGGCGGAGCTGGTTTCCCAACCGGAACCAAATGGCGGCAGGCATTGAAATATGATTCGGATGTAAAATATGTGGCCTGTAACGGTGATGAAGGCGACCCGGGTGCTTTTATGGACCGGTCAATCCTGGAGGGGGACCCCCACTCCGTTATTGAGGGAATGATTATCTGCGCCTGCGCCATCGGCGCTGGGGAAGGCTATATGTACATCCGTGACGAATATGGGCTGGCTGTGGAAAACTGCAAAATCGCATTACAGCAGGCCAGAGAGAAGGGATTTTTGGGCGATTCTGTTATGGGAAGCGGCAAAGCTTTCGATATTCAGATAGTACGTGGAGGCGGCGCCTTTGTCTGCGGCGAGTCCACTGCGCTGATGGCGTCGGTAGAGGGCCGGGTGGGTGAGCCCAGGGCAAAATATATCCGTTCTGTGCAGCGGGGGCTCTGGAATAAACCAACTGTCTTGAACAATGTTGAAACCCTGGCCAACATTCCGAGAATTATCCAGGATGGCGGCGTGAAATTCAAAGAATCAGGAACCGAAAAAAGCAGCGGGACAAAGGTCTTTGCCCTGGTCGGCAATGTTAAACGTACGGGACTGGTAGAGATACCGATGGGGAGCAGCCTGCGGCATTTGATTTATGACATTGGCGGAGGAATCCCGGGAGACCGGCCATTTAAGGCTGTGCAGACCGGCGGTCCATCAGGAGGGTGTATTCCCTCGGAGCTTTTAGACCTGCCCATGGATTTTGATACCCTCACCAGCTATGGTGCCATGATGGGGTCGGGCGGTGTGATTGTCATGGACGACCGAAGCTGTATGGTTGAGGTCGCCCGCTATTACATTGAGTTCTTATGCGATGAATCCTGCGGCAAGTGTACGCCATGCCGCGAAGGCCTGCGCCATCTGCTGACCATTCTGACCGACATTTGTGAGGGACGGGGCCAGGAGGGCGATATTGAGCTGATGGAAAGAATCGCCCATACCATGCAGGATGCATCCTTGTGCAGTCTGGGTAAGAGTGCGGCGAATCCGGTACTGACCACCATCAAATATTTCAGAGACGAGTATGAAGCACATATCAATGAAAAACGCTGCCCAGCCGGCGTTTGTCCGAAGCTGACAGCCTTTGTGATTGATAAGGAAGCCTGCCGTGGCTGCATGCGCTGTTCCAGGGCATGTCCAGCCAGCGCGGTGAGCGGCGAGGTCAAAAAGCCCCACCAAATTGATCCGGCTAAATGTATCGCGTGTGGCAGCTGTCGTGAAGCCTGTAATTTTGATGCGGTGGTCGCAGTGAAAAGGGGTGAAGCATAATGGAAATTAGTATCAACGGAAAGGAATGTACCTGCGAAAAGGGTGAATTCCTGTTAGAAGTTGCGAAACGTAATGGGTTTGATATTCCTACACTGTGTCATCATCCTGGCCTTTCCGAGCAGGGGTGCTGCAGGGTTTGTATTGTAGAGGTGGTGGAAAATGGAAGAAGCAAAGTGGTCGTCTCCTGTGTTTATCCGCTGGAGCGCCCCTGCGAGGTTTATACGGACAGTGAAAAAATCAAAGAGGAACGCTCAGTTATTTTAATGCTGCTAAAAACAAGAGCGCCAGCCAGCGCAGAAATACAGGCGATGTGCGATAAGTACGGTGCCTTTGAAACGTCAAGGCTGAAGCCCGTGGAGGGTGAAAAGTGTATTCTGTGCGGGCTTTGTACCAAAGCCTGCGAGGCTCTGGGCACTGGAGCGATCTCAACCATTAACCGCGGTGTCACTAAAAAAGTTGCGACGCCCTATGAAAACCCGTCAGTTGATTGCATAGGCTGCACAAGCTGTGCCCAGGTGTGCCCTACCGGAGCCATCGAGTGGTCGGAAGACGGCGAAACAAGGAGGATTTGGGGACAAAATTTTGCATTGGCAAAATGTACATCTTGTGGTAATATTATAAGTACAAAAGCTGAGCTTCGCTTTGCGGGAGAAAGGGCAGGTGTGGAGACCAATTCCCTTTGTGAGAGCTGCCGTAAAAAGAGCATGGCTGATGTGCTTGCCCATACCTATGGGATTGAGTAGGAGATCATAACCAGAAAAACCTTCGGTACTAAGGTACCGGAGGTTTTTCTGATACAGACCGATTAAAATTTTAATGAATTTATTTTTGGGGTATGTTATACTGTGCACATTATGTAATAGAGAAGGAAGCAGCATGGATTATTTTTACGAACATTACTTTGCTCCGCAGAATGTTGAGCCGCATAACCGTATTTTTTCACCAGAGCATCTTATTTTGTCATCATTGCTGATGATTTTTATTGTGGCAGTTATGGTCATACAGACCAAAAAACATGACCGGTGCTACAGTCAGAAGCTTATCCGGGTTCTGGCAGCCGTGATGCTGGCGCTGGAAATCTTCAGAATCAGCTGGAGAACCTATTATTTTGGCTTTGACCTCAGAAATGTCCGCTTTGACTGGTGCAATCAGGTTTGTATTGCCCTGCCGCTGATCGTATTGTTTAAGTGGGAAAAAGCATATCCCTATATTGACGTTCTGGCAGTAATGGGCGGGCTTATGGTTCTGATTTATCCGCTGTGGGTTTTTTATGATTACGGCGGCATTCACACCATGGCCGTACAGAGTATGGTGTCACATGGCCTCATGGTTTTAATCGCGCTGACCATGCCCTTCGCGGCGGATTACAGGCCTGAAGTGCGTAGAGCCTGGAAGCCGATGGTGGGCCTTGCCATCATCGCTGTTATCGCGTTTATCATGTCCCATGCCTTGAATGAAAACTATCTTCTGATGCTGGGCGCACACGGTGTGCCGGTGATAAACCAGATACCCTATCCCTGGTACTGGCTGCTTGTGGCGCCGGCTTTGATTGGACTGGTAACGCTGGTGACCAAAGGGTTAAGCCTTCTGGATGACCGGTTGTTGGGAAAAACGACAGCGGCTGTAAAGTTTGGGACGCTGAAGAACGAAAAGATTTAGGCAGAGAACAGAGAGGTGCGGCGTTACGCCGCATCTTTTTTACGCCGGAAGAAAACAAATTTTACAGGCAGAACACATTTTTGGATCAAACATATGTTATAATGATCCGGGTCAGAGAGGCAGAGGTGCTTTGAAATATGGATGGAGGAGCTTGAATTGAAAATATTGATCGCGTATCACAGCAAAAACGGAACGTCTGAGAAATGTGCCCAGCTGTTACTAAAACAGGTGGGAGAGGCAGAACTGGCTGACCTTAAGAAAAAGACACCAGATTTTGAGGCCTATGATCTTATTGTTATCGGCGGCGCGATCCGTATGGGAATGTACACGCGCCCGGTGCGCAAGGCCCTTAAAAAGTTTGAGGGGATTCTGGAACAGAAAAAGGTGATTTATTTTATTAACTGTGCCTTTCCAGAGAATAAGGAAAAGTATTATAAGGATAATATTTCCGAAAAGCTGAGGAAGCGGACGCTGGGCTGCTTTAACTTCGGCGGCGAAATGGATCTCGCGCGGTTAACCGGGTCAGACCGGATGATCGCGGCAACAGTGGCGCGCCAGTCTCAGGGCAGCGGACATCCGATGGCGTCAATTGACACACGGGCCATTGAGCAGTGCGCTGGCAGAATAGCAGCAATTAAAGAAAATATATAATGGGATTATGGCGTTTTGGTCATCTCTATGTTTTTTAAACACCGTTTTGGGTATAACAAAATGGTGTTTTATTTATTTTAAAGCTTTTTTAAAAATATTTTATAAACGATACATGGGAAGGAGTATTGACAATGAATTTTAAGGTTGATCAAGAACAAATGCTGCGTGACCTGAAGGGTTTGCTGCGCATTGCGAGCACCAACGGGGATGCCGGTCCCATAGACGAGATGACGCCGCTGGGCAAAAATATTAACGCTGCCATTGATTATATGCTGGCCATCGGAAAGCGTTTTGGCTTTGAAACCCAGAATCTGGATGGCTGCTGCGGTATTATTGATATGGGAAAGGGCGAGGAAATGATCGGCGTGCTTGTGCACATCGATACGGTGCCTGTCGGTGACGGCTGGCGTGTTGATCCCTTTGACGCAACCATTATTGATGGAAAAATCTATGGCAGAGGGACCAACGATGACAAAGGTCCGGCGATCATGGCCCTGTATGCCATGAAGGCGTTAAAGGACAGCGGTGTGCCTGTAAATAAGCGCATCCGGCTCATCATCGGCGGTGATGAGGAGAGTGGAACCTGGCGCTGTATGGACCGTTATAAGGAAACCGAGATCATACCAGACTATGCTTTTTCACCCGATGCGTCCTATCCGGTTATCTTTGCGGAAAAGGGTATCCTGAAGGTTCAGATCCATAACAAAACAGATGTTACCGGGGAGGATATGACCCTGAAAGCCGGAAAACAGATCAATATTGTGCCCGATTTTGCCGAGGCCGAGGTGGAAGGAAAAAGGTATACAGCAAAGGGCAGGCCGGCCCATGCCATGGAACCACAAAATGGCGACAATGCCCTGCTGAAGCTGGGGCGCGAGCTTAAAGAAGCCGGTATCCAGCATCCCTTTTTAGAGCTGCTGGACAAGGCAAATCTGGAGGGCTTCAATATTGCCATTTCCGATACAGTTTCCGGTGAGCTGACCATTAATCCAGCCATTGGCAGAGTTGATGAACAGGGCTCAAGGCTGGAATGTGATATCCGTTATCCGGTAACCGCAGATGTGGACGATATTATAGACCGAATCCGCCAGTCGGTTGACCCGATCGGTTACGAGGCGGACATAATGCAGATGGTTCCGCCGCTCTATGTGAAAAAAGACAGCCCCCTGGTACAGACACTGCTTGGCGTGTACCGCGATATAACCGGTGACCGGACAGAGCCCATCGCCATTGGCGGCGGTACCTATGCCCGGGCCTTTGACAACGCTGTAGCTTTTGGCGTGTTATTTCCGGGTGAGCCGGACATGTGCCATCAGGTGGATGAATACTGGAGCGTTGAGGATATGATGGTCAATCTTCAGATTATTGCGGGTGCGCTGGCCGCTCTTGGTGTATCGAAAAGAGGTCTGTAATGAAGGACCAATCAGCATTTAAGCCCTTTATCCCAGCGGACCGGGTGATGCCGGAGTTTACAGCCACCTCCATTATCCTGGGGTTGATTCTGGCTGTGGTTTTCGGTGCTGCCAACGCCTATCTTGGCCTGCGCGTGGGTTTGACCATCTCGGCGTCTATTCCTGCGGCGGTTATCTCCATGGGGGTTATCCGCCTTATT contains:
- a CDS encoding aldehyde ferredoxin oxidoreductase family protein, which produces MNGWMGQLIRVDLAAGMIKKEPLNMQAARDFIGARGLGTKYFCDEVDPQVDPLGPDNKMIFMTGPLTGTAASCSGRYEVVAKAPLTGTIGASNSGGHFGPELKFAGYDGIIFENQSDRPVYLYINDGTVELRDASALWGKDVYETTEALEEACGEGARVACIGPTGEQGCLYSAIMNDKHRAAGRGGMGAVMGSKKLKAVVVRGSGGVTVARPEGFMEAITDARAKLKEHPVTGGGLPTYGTEVLVNLINEVGGLPLRNWRDGGVYEKADDTSGEALVDSYLIKNKGCFGCSIGCGRVTRIPDGPFKSMGEGPEYEAGWSYGADCGVNDLAAICKANFLCNQYGMDPITLGSTIACAMELYEKGLLSEEEIGRPLPFGDAQAIVDLTELTGKMEGFGIELAQGSYRLAEKHGAPELSMSVKKQEMPAYDGRAVQGMALEYATSNRGGCHVRGYLTSPEVLGIPLKTDPLLTEGKAPLLKTFQDLTAAVDSSGICLFTTFGIGLPEIAAQYREAVGSDETDEEFLLKGERIWNIEKQFNIAAGVEKDTLPPRLLREALPEGPAKGKVAELEVMLKEYYEVRGWSTEGVPTEEKVQELGL
- a CDS encoding MoaD family protein — translated: MMKVKFFATIRDYTGCRQTDVPVCKDMYTLLHTLSETYGDAFRNHVLSPDGEAPGDEIILMVNGRHIEHLQGLRTPLNENSAVAIFPVVAGG
- the nuoE gene encoding NADH-quinone oxidoreductase subunit NuoE, whose amino-acid sequence is MQEITKESIDKILSEYPRDQRHSLAMLQDMQHHFNYIPEEGMKALAEYLECPLSALYSMATFYRALSLKPKGRHIIKLCDGTACHIRGSVNLITGVKRELNIGPGETTVDGLFSLETVNCLGSCALAPVMVIDGVYYGKVTLEKLPEILNQYKELSEGGAEA
- a CDS encoding NADH-quinone oxidoreductase subunit NuoF — its product is MKQTVLVCCGTGCRANGSLLVLEALQKAARKHKSDIEVSPLIKSTGCNGFCENGPIVKIEPADISYYKVKPEDAESIIKDTVLGGKVIDKLLYKGNDGKRVRSQHENPFYAPQKKWVLHNIGEIDPTNINDYIARGGYKALEKALAMDADSIIKEVEVSGIRGRGGAGFPTGTKWRQALKYDSDVKYVACNGDEGDPGAFMDRSILEGDPHSVIEGMIICACAIGAGEGYMYIRDEYGLAVENCKIALQQAREKGFLGDSVMGSGKAFDIQIVRGGGAFVCGESTALMASVEGRVGEPRAKYIRSVQRGLWNKPTVLNNVETLANIPRIIQDGGVKFKESGTEKSSGTKVFALVGNVKRTGLVEIPMGSSLRHLIYDIGGGIPGDRPFKAVQTGGPSGGCIPSELLDLPMDFDTLTSYGAMMGSGGVIVMDDRSCMVEVARYYIEFLCDESCGKCTPCREGLRHLLTILTDICEGRGQEGDIELMERIAHTMQDASLCSLGKSAANPVLTTIKYFRDEYEAHINEKRCPAGVCPKLTAFVIDKEACRGCMRCSRACPASAVSGEVKKPHQIDPAKCIACGSCREACNFDAVVAVKRGEA
- a CDS encoding 4Fe-4S dicluster domain-containing protein translates to MEISINGKECTCEKGEFLLEVAKRNGFDIPTLCHHPGLSEQGCCRVCIVEVVENGRSKVVVSCVYPLERPCEVYTDSEKIKEERSVILMLLKTRAPASAEIQAMCDKYGAFETSRLKPVEGEKCILCGLCTKACEALGTGAISTINRGVTKKVATPYENPSVDCIGCTSCAQVCPTGAIEWSEDGETRRIWGQNFALAKCTSCGNIISTKAELRFAGERAGVETNSLCESCRKKSMADVLAHTYGIE
- a CDS encoding YwaF family protein; protein product: MDYFYEHYFAPQNVEPHNRIFSPEHLILSSLLMIFIVAVMVIQTKKHDRCYSQKLIRVLAAVMLALEIFRISWRTYYFGFDLRNVRFDWCNQVCIALPLIVLFKWEKAYPYIDVLAVMGGLMVLIYPLWVFYDYGGIHTMAVQSMVSHGLMVLIALTMPFAADYRPEVRRAWKPMVGLAIIAVIAFIMSHALNENYLLMLGAHGVPVINQIPYPWYWLLVAPALIGLVTLVTKGLSLLDDRLLGKTTAAVKFGTLKNEKI
- a CDS encoding flavodoxin domain-containing protein; the protein is MKILIAYHSKNGTSEKCAQLLLKQVGEAELADLKKKTPDFEAYDLIVIGGAIRMGMYTRPVRKALKKFEGILEQKKVIYFINCAFPENKEKYYKDNISEKLRKRTLGCFNFGGEMDLARLTGSDRMIAATVARQSQGSGHPMASIDTRAIEQCAGRIAAIKENI
- a CDS encoding Sapep family Mn(2+)-dependent dipeptidase — encoded protein: MNFKVDQEQMLRDLKGLLRIASTNGDAGPIDEMTPLGKNINAAIDYMLAIGKRFGFETQNLDGCCGIIDMGKGEEMIGVLVHIDTVPVGDGWRVDPFDATIIDGKIYGRGTNDDKGPAIMALYAMKALKDSGVPVNKRIRLIIGGDEESGTWRCMDRYKETEIIPDYAFSPDASYPVIFAEKGILKVQIHNKTDVTGEDMTLKAGKQINIVPDFAEAEVEGKRYTAKGRPAHAMEPQNGDNALLKLGRELKEAGIQHPFLELLDKANLEGFNIAISDTVSGELTINPAIGRVDEQGSRLECDIRYPVTADVDDIIDRIRQSVDPIGYEADIMQMVPPLYVKKDSPLVQTLLGVYRDITGDRTEPIAIGGGTYARAFDNAVAFGVLFPGEPDMCHQVDEYWSVEDMMVNLQIIAGALAALGVSKRGL